A stretch of DNA from Cannabis sativa cultivar Pink pepper isolate KNU-18-1 chromosome X, ASM2916894v1, whole genome shotgun sequence:
GCATGCAAAACATCATTTTCTTCCCAAAATTTCcaagaaacttaaaagaaagTTAAAGAAATCATACCAACAACTTAGGAACACTAAATCTTGCAAAAagaagcttgaatcaccaagaaaaaccCCCACTTCCTTGGTGCTCAAGGTGGGCCGAAAggggagagggagagagagagagagagagagagagagagagagagagagagagagagagagagagagagagagagagagagagcgtgagattttctaattttctaagttttgaaatttttaaataaaagaggCAAAATATAActctttatttcagccaacaattaacgtagtaaatcacataatttcaccatataaagtccactaaaggataaaataacatacaagggtactaaagtgtatttttgggaaattctaaattcccgaccactctcgacattcccaatgtctaattaaccgtcccacaatactaacatactaagttgtgattttactgagccaaacaccgagttccatgttgccgggcaccggaaatgcaaaattatgaaaatcataaatgacataaaatgcatttcagaattcaataataacaacataaataattattaagtaaaGAACGctaaataaaagattaaaaataaatgatccATGACACACTCCAAGTCACCCACATCTGCTTTTGATTTATCTGCATGTGTAGCAACATAAGCTTTGAAATTGGCTTGGCTGCATCAATTAAATAAAGGAAGGGAAttacaaatattattttcaaaaccaaaaaatattagCGCGAAAAAAAACTGCGACAAATAACTTACTAATATTTCGCCCAAGCTTCCTTCGAATCCTTCTTTTTTATCTCAGTTGCATCCTTTTTTTTCTGTAGCAGTACCCCTCTTCCGTTTATACACCATTGTAAAAACCTATTACACAagacaaaatatcttaaattaacaaaaatttaaaacactAAAATGTTGGAAGAcaaatttcttaaataattCATTGCAATTCTTTAAAATTTCAGTGTATTCATGACATCCCTACACTTATTTTCCTGTATGTTTCCAATAACAGGTAAGCATCTCTTCCTATATATAACATCATTTCATTATTTGCACTATAGTCTGATTGTTAAATGTACTATAGTGTAATTGTTAAATACAATGGAGCGATTCGCCTAAAAAAAGGATTCTGAACCACTAACATGTTTCTTTTAAGAGTACCATTTTTAATTCTTATTACATGTTACACAATCAAGTACTTTAAAATGATGACAATCTCATTTACTTTTGAAATAATTccaatatataaaaatgaaacaaaacaaaaaccaCTCGTACAATACAAATTAACCACTCGTACAATACAAATTAATTTCATGGAATACTTGTTGACATTcgaatttcaaattttgaataCTATAACAGACTTCGGATATCATGAACGGAAACTACATGAATAAATATGACAATAAATTCGAAcaatattcaaaaataaatagatCAGCCATATAGGTCACAAACTTTATTTAGATTTCATGAATAAGGACTTCTTAGGGAGCTAACCTATTCCAATAATTTGTGTTCTCTTCACATTTCATTGGGTCATAGAATGAAAACACATTTTACTATGAGTATGATATTTGCATATGACAAAGTAATTAAAAAATCGAAATAAACTGTCAAACTATTGAATCTAAATCTAATAGAAAACTGTAACACTATTAAAGTGGTTATGTTAAATCCCTTAACTTTGGGTTCAAGGTGGACATGTCTTATCTTTGACTTTTCTTCTACTGTATTTCTAAATAAATGAATGTTCATCCCCTCAAACTATGCAACCATGAACCAATGTCTCTCCTTTCACTGTGATAATTTACCATGATATTTCCAAATTACAATTATTCAACAATATACCAAGTCGGCAAGTCCACATAGATATAtatcacaaaaattacacttaaacaACAAATGCAGCAACAAATTGTTGTCAATTTGTGTGcacctttttttaaaaatatatcttaaaaaGATAATTCAATCTTTCTAtctcataaaaattaaatcaagcaaatcttttttcttttactaaAACTAACAGTGTAGTTAAAATAAGGTTTTAATCATTGTTGTGTATGAATCTTTTtcaaaacaaattttaaaagtacttaacattaataattattaactatTTTTATAAACAAAATCTTAATCATTCGTTTCCAGAAATGCAGCAACAAATATAGATGACAAACAAGTTTTAAATATACAAATTGACAACACAGATTTTTCAACCAAATATTGCTCAAACCATCTCCATTTATCCAATCTCCAAAAAATCAAAATCCAACCAAATCAACTAACACATTCCAAAAATACCTAAATCAAAATACCTAAATTACAGTACCATGCAACCAATTCCATTTAAACAATGCAACTCTTTATTGCAACAACCTAAATCAAAATACCAAATGACAGATTCCAAAAAAACTAAAACGAAAAACCCAAAACAAATTACAATATATTTCACACTAAGAATCAGAACACATGCACGGGGGGAgacaaagagagagaaagagagagaaagagaaagagagagagagagagagagagagagagagagagagagagagagagaaatacctCAACACAGAAATGGAAACTACCTTCAACACCTCACCGCCGACACCTGAGACAAAATGGGACTATTAAGTACACGAAAATGGACTAACACCACACTcccttcaaaaaaatatatttttttaatacccACAGTGAAGAACGAAATGTATGTAAAGTAGAACGGAAAAACTTACTTTTGCAACCCAGCGTCGACACCCACGACTGTAACAACCCAAATAATAGCAGAAGACGAATAATGTACATCACAGTGAAGAACGAAGTATGAAAAGTGAAGAAAATGTATAATATGGGTTTTACCTAAAGTTGAAACGTAAATGGAAAATGAAAACGAAAATAGAAAATGAAGAAGAGTGTTTTGCCCTAGCAGAGACGAAAATGGAAAATTGaaggagaaaataaaaaatgaaaaacaaaaagaaagtgaAGAAGGAAATGGAAGAGTGGAGGACGACGGTTGATGTGATTGATGGATGATTAGTTTTAACTTTtccaaatttaataaatttaaaatttaaaaatttaactgGTTGTCATTTTTGTAACTCTAAATACCCCTAGATTAACCCCAACCCTTAGATCAAATTAACTACCCTATCCTACGGTTGCCGTACATCACAGATTACAATCCGTAAAAGTACAATAATGGGACAAAATCGGGtccctatatatatagtacATGTAACATGtactcataatatatatatactacatcAGTGTAAAAAGTTAAATGGCGgttttcaaacatataattcaaataGGAATCTAAGTCtgaattataaatatcttatatacTATCTTAAATTTTAATTGACCAATTTAATTTGAAATGGTATCTAATGAAAGATAAGTTATTATTCCCCAAATTTTAGaataaataattgaaatatCTGCCAGATAAtctcctatttttttttattttttttaaataacaataaagATTTCAAGACAAAAAATTAGTCAGAAAAAGTGATAAAATTCTAAAGTCATACAAAATGGCACAAAATTCCGAATGAACTCATCAAAATCAATCTTGAAATATTAAAGAGGTTATTCATCTCACAAAATTTCAAAGGGGTCATTAAC
This window harbors:
- the LOC115702312 gene encoding uncharacterized protein LOC115702312, which produces MYIIRLLLLFGLLQSWVSTLGCKSVGGEVLKVVSISVLRFLQWCINGRGVLLQKKKDATEIKKKDSKEAWAKYYQANFKAYVATHADKSKADVGDLECVMDHLFLIFYLAFFT